One part of the Vicia villosa cultivar HV-30 ecotype Madison, WI linkage group LG6, Vvil1.0, whole genome shotgun sequence genome encodes these proteins:
- the LOC131613365 gene encoding furostanol glycoside 26-O-beta-glucosidase-like, with product MKATSSPRIHKTLAAIFFIIFFSHNPVEGRGKAPQVVNRNSFPQDFLFGVGTSALQIEGSAHEGGRGPSVWDSIFMSEKATIKDIDKCGTMIDHYKRYSEDVKLLKKLGINSYRFSIAWSRIFPDGTLEGGINQEGIDFYNKLIDELLANGITPFVTILHFDYPLSLFTKGGFLNPSIIKHFKDYSDVLFKAYGDRVKHWTTFNELEITAIFNYMHGFDIPIPENCQITKECRDVYTLMHICLISHGESVKLYREKYQAKQGGEIGIVLSIEDYIPFSRKPEDVAATVRLRDFSTGWILDPLFNGDYPTSMKELVRDRLPKFTEEEKRLIKGSLDFIGINYYRSFFGKDEPNKFLIKGLDNYDSLAIKQVFNDEGIILGIRDNATMSFVNPQGLYNVLVFLKKTYNNPKIYITENGIASGTISQPLKDKHRMDYIATHINYVKRALDAGVNVKGFFVWSAFDTFEFHQGFSDKWGLIYIDFADNLKRVPKQSARWYRWFLTGNRNFV from the exons ATGAAGGCGACTTCATCTCCAAGAATTCACAAAACTCTTGCGGCAATtttcttcattattttcttttcCCATAATCCAGTGGAGGGTCGAG GAAAAGCACCACAAGTGGTAAACAGAAACTCGTTTCCACAAGATTTTTTGTTTGGTGTTGGAACATCTGCTCTACAG ATAGAAGGATCAGCTCATGAAGGAGGGAGAGGACCAAGTGTTTGGGATTCAATATTTATGAGTGAAAAag CAACGATTAAGGATATTGATAAGTGCGGTACAATGATAGACCATTATAAGCGATATAGC GAGGATGTGAAACTTTTAAAGAAACTTGGTATAAACTCTTACCGATTTTCCATTGCATGGAGTAGAATATTTCCcg ATGGAACCTTAGAAGGAGGTATAAATCAAGAAGGCATAGACTTCTATAACAAGTTGATCGATGAATTACTTGCTAATG GCATCACACCTTTTGTTACAATTTTGCACTTTGATTATCCACTAAGTCTTTTTACTAAAGGAGGCTTCTTGAATCCATCTATCAT aaaacaTTTCAAGGATTATAGTGATGTTTTATTCAAGGCTTATGGAGATCGTGTAAAACATTGGACTACATTCAACGAGTTAGAAATCACGGCGATATTTAATTATATGCATGGTTTTGATATTCCTATTCCAGAAAATTGCCAAATTACTAAAGAATGCAGAGATGTTTATACTTTGATGCATATATGCCTCATTTCCCATGGTGAATCTGTTAAGTTATACAGAGAAAAATATCAG GCAAAACAAGGTGGAGAAATTGGAATTGTTTTATCCATTGAAGATTATATTCCATTCAGTAGAAAACCAGAGGATGTAGCTGCAACTGTAAGGCTTAGGGATTTTTCTACAGGATG GATTTTGGATCCATTATTTAATGGTGATTATCCTACAAGCATGAAGGAGCTAGTGAGAGATAGGCTTCCAAAATTCACTGAAGAGGAAAAGAGATTAATCAAAGGAAGTTTAGATTTTATTGGAATAAATTATTATAGATCTTTTTTTGGTAAAGATGAACCAAACAAATTTCTTATTAAGGGTTTGGACAATTACGAttctttggcaataaaacaaG TATTTAATGACGAGGGAATAATATTGGGTATACGG GATAATGCAACAATGAGCTTTGTAAATCCACAAGGATTATACAATGTCttagtattcttgaagaaaacaTATAATAATCCTAAGATCTACATTACTGAAAATG GTATTGCTTCAGGAACAATTTCACAGCCATTGAAAGACAAACATCGCATGGATTATATTGCAACACATATAAATTATGTGAAACGAGCACTTGA TGCTGGAGTAAATGTTAAAGGATTCTTTGTATGGTCTGCATTTGATACTTTTGAATTTCATCAAGGTTTTTCTGACAAATGGGGGCTCATATATATTGATTTTGCTGATAATCTCAAACGTGTGCCAAAACAATCTGCTAGATGGTACAGATGGTTTCTCACAGGAAATAGAAACTTTGTTTAG